Proteins encoded within one genomic window of Bacillus sp. 1NLA3E:
- a CDS encoding acyltransferase family protein, translated as MKTREAYYDNAKVLLIFLMVFGHLLQSYIQENKFIFALYTTIYLFHMPAFILISGYFAKGFRQKGYLLKITKKLIGPYLIFQGIYSFYYYFIHEKDEIKIDPLVPEWSLWFLVSLFCWNIMLFLFTKWKARYGLLLSVCLGVVVGYFNGINDYLSLSRTLVFFPLYLLGFYLKREHFLKIRDIKIKLISLIILLSILLAFYILPEFNYKWFFGSKPYIDFHVSGINGGIVRLGVYMLTLLTTLGFFAFVPRKNFFFTKWGTRSLYVYLLHGFFIKYFRNSGLEELLNEPGQVFVLIFLSLLIITILSSNVIKAIAQPFIELKMSALKNYVMNFTNNLKEVNN; from the coding sequence ATGAAAACTAGGGAAGCCTACTATGACAACGCGAAGGTTTTATTAATTTTTCTAATGGTGTTCGGTCACCTACTTCAATCATACATTCAGGAAAACAAATTCATTTTTGCTTTGTATACCACGATTTATCTATTTCATATGCCAGCATTTATATTAATTTCCGGGTACTTTGCCAAAGGATTTAGACAAAAGGGTTATTTATTAAAAATAACAAAAAAGCTGATTGGGCCTTATTTAATCTTTCAAGGAATTTATTCATTCTATTATTATTTTATTCATGAAAAAGATGAAATCAAAATTGATCCCTTGGTCCCAGAATGGTCATTATGGTTTTTGGTGAGTTTATTTTGCTGGAATATTATGCTTTTTCTATTTACGAAATGGAAAGCCAGATATGGACTTTTGCTATCAGTTTGTTTGGGGGTAGTAGTCGGTTATTTTAATGGAATAAACGATTATTTAAGCCTATCAAGAACACTTGTATTTTTCCCATTGTATTTACTGGGTTTTTATTTGAAAAGAGAACACTTTCTGAAAATACGAGATATTAAAATCAAACTCATATCGTTAATCATTCTACTTTCGATATTATTAGCATTTTATATACTACCTGAATTTAATTATAAATGGTTTTTTGGATCAAAGCCTTATATTGATTTTCATGTTTCTGGTATTAATGGCGGAATCGTTCGCTTAGGAGTTTATATGTTAACTTTACTCACAACGCTTGGATTTTTTGCATTTGTTCCAAGAAAAAATTTCTTTTTCACAAAATGGGGAACGAGATCTTTATATGTTTACCTTTTACATGGCTTTTTTATTAAATATTTTAGAAATAGCGGATTAGAAGAATTATTAAATGAACCAGGGCAAGTTTTCGTGCTTATTTTCCTTTCATTACTAATTATTACGATCCTTTCAAGTAATGTAATTAAAGCAATCGCCCAACCATTTATTGAACTTAAAATGTCGGCATTAAAGAACTATGTAATGAACTTCACAAATAATTTGAAAGAGGTTAATAACTAG